Genomic window (Nitrososphaera sp.):
TCCCTGCACCAAGTTCAGATATCTTCTCCGCATTTCCCAGCTGTTCTCCATGATTTTCAATCGGAATAGTAACGACGGGCTTTCCAAACTGGATGGCCTGAGAAAGGGCCGTGTGTCCCCCTCGCATAACTATGAGACTGGCCATGGCAAACAACTCGTCGCGGATAGGACACCACTCATAGTACCAGCCATTGTGGCCAAGCCTTGAGGGTTCGACGGAGCCGCGGGCTAAGCCTCCCGAGATAACTATCTGGGTTTCTGGAAGCATCCTTGAGGCTTCCATCGCGAGCCGGACAAGCGGCTCACGCGTCCCTTTCGGCCCGCTAATATGAACAAAAACTATGGGCTTCGCAGGGTCAAAGAGTAGCATACTCGCCACTTTGTGCATCTGCTCCAAAGTCACCGACGGTCTGCGTGATGTAAACCCCACGTACTCCAGCCTTGACCTTGAGGCGTCGATTCCCCAAAGATTATGCGCCGAAATCGTATAGGGAGGCGGGAGGTCGGGCACAAGAATTCTCCCTGCCCGGTCCCACATAAGCCCGAGAAATTCGCCAACCATCTGTTCAAAGAATCGTGCAATAGCAAAGTCACGTAGCCGAGGCGACAGTAGCAATTTGATCTGGTTAAGCACTACAAGAGAAGGCACGTTCAAGAAAGATGCTGCTAGGATAGGCGATAGGCGTGAGTCGGACAAAACAACGTCGGGAGAATAGGAGACAATCGTGGATGTCTCCCTGCCAAACTGCCTTGCGAAGTTTAGAAACCAGGAGGGGATCTTGGACAGGCTGTGCTTTATAGAAAAGCCTCCTTCCATGCTCCACGAAAATTCAACCGGTGGCACCGTTTCACACACGAAGCCATGCCTCTTGACATAGTCGGCCGCCTCACCAAACGAGGAAAATCTGACCTCACACCCCGAGTCGCGTAGTTGCTCTGCGACGAGCGTCATCCGACTAGCGTGACCGAGGCCTACGCCATAGGGCGTCACATAGGCAAGCGCCAACGAGGGGCTTTGTGTTGGACAGTATTTATTTCAATGACGGCGGAAACTCAATCCTTGCAGCCGGGCCTGCAGGAGACTTTTCCTTGTACACGAGCGCCTGAAAGCGGTAAAGCTCGGCGCGGGGGTCCATCCACTTGTCTGGCGGTAGCCCTGCCTTGTGGCATATGCCTGCCAGAAAATCGTCCACGTTCCAACCCTGCTCGTAAGGCACCTGCGGAAGCAGCAATCCCGCGCATTCTTTGTATTTTATCACAAGCCCATCGGTGCCAACTCGCACGTACTGCTTGCGATCTACTGGCCTCTCAGCCATGATTCGCTCAAGTGGCGTCAGGACACTGACTTCGAAAATAATAGTTGCCAATTCGGCAGGAGTGACTGTCTCAAACCTCGGATCTTCAGTAGCCGCCGCAATTGCGGCCCGCACGACTCCATCGTACAGCCTTTCCTGACCCAATGGATAACCAATGCAGCCCCTGAGGTTCTCCTCGCCTTCGTTTGACAAAGCATGAATAGTAACAAAGACTCCCATCCTAGGCGATTCAAGAGAAATTGTTCGATGGAAGTTGCCAGTCTGCAAGTACTCCGTGACTGCCTGCCGCGCAACTTCAACAAGGCGCTGCCCATCGGCGTCAGAAATCATGGGATTTTTTATCGGCTTTGCCCCCATTTCTTCCTAACACCCTACCGAAGAATTAATTATCCGCGGCACGGAGATCCGGTTGTTATGATGAACTGTCCGTCCTGTGGGGCTGTAATGGTTTGGCTAAATGGCTCCGTATTACACGATCCGCCCACAAAGTATTATCACTGCAGAATATGCGGATTGGACGTGGTCAAGTATTCGGATGGAACATACGATTGGAAATCGGCGCAGCCCGCCGGCGAAGACGTGTCGCTGTAGGCCCAAAAAGTTGAAGCACTGGGGGTCCGCAGCCTGAAAGATGCAGGAAGACAATAATATCACGCCCTTTGATTTCACGCTGTCTTGAACAATAACCCGGAACGATTACGCCGTCTAAGACACCTCATTGAGGACAAGAATAGCATTTTGGTTCTGCCGGGGGTGTTTGACGCCCTCAGCGCCCGGATTGCCCAGTACTCGGGTTTTGATGCCATGTTCCAAACAGGATATGGCTCTTCCGCGGCTCTGCTGGGGATGCCAGACTTTGGCTTTCTAAATGCTGGAGAGACTCTTGAAAACGCCCGCCGAATAACAAGGGCCGTTGAAGTGCCGGTGATGGTGGACGCCGATACAGGGTACGGAAACCCTCTTACGGTGTGGCGGACGGTCAGAGACCTTGAAGACGCTGGAGCAGCCGGTATTTTCCTCGAGGATCAGGTTTGGCCAAAAAGGTGCGGCCACATGCTAGGAAAGGAAGTCATACCGAAGGAGGACTACCTATTTAAACTCCAAGCAGCACTGGACGCGAGACGTAGCAAGGACTTTCTGATAGTCGCACGGACAGATGCCCGTGCTCCGCTCGGCCTTGAGGAGGCTATCGAACGCGGCAAACAGTACAGAAAAGCTGGAGCGGACGTGATATTCGTCGAAGCCCCCCGGAGCGTCGAGGAGCTGAGGCAGGTTGCTCGAGAAATCGACGCCCCGCTGGTTGCGAACATGATTGAAGGCGGGGCTACTCCCATCCTCACTTCGGACCAGCTCCTTGAACTTGGCTACAGGATTGCGGTGTTTCCCCTATCGGCATTGTACGCTTCCATGTTTGCCATGAAGCAGGTTCTCTCAGAGCTGAGAAGAACGGGGACTACAAAGGAATCTCGTAAGGCAATGGTGACCTTTCAGGAGTTCAATGATTTTGTCAACCTTCAAAAATATATGGAATTGGAAAGGCAATACGGAGGAGACAAATCAGAAGGAGGTTCGCTGTAACCTGGGAGGCCATTGCACGCCTCTACTTGAACCGGACCAGAAAATCGTTTTGCCCGAAATTGAAAAAGTAGATTGGCACCTTATCACGGTAGGGCGTCAGACCGTCTAGCATGGAATCAACGTCGTTAAAGTATAGAAACGTCCTGTTTCCTTTTAAGGACATTTCCATAAAGCCCTTCAGGGTTTTATCGCCGACGATTATGGCGTTTGGCTCAGTCGAGCTGTTTATAGTATTTATCTCGGACAGCAGTGCGCCGTTTTTCTGAACATCTATTGTGCTGAATTGCATTGTTGTGGGAACGAACGACTGCACCTTCGTTCGTAGGAGTGCAAGCGAAGGAAAAGGATGTTCATACGGGAGGATAGAGTACCCGATTGCAAATACGAGAGATAATATCAGACAAGCTAGTGGTAGAGTAACTCTAGCCGATTTTAGGCGGACGCGCCGGGCAACATCAACAATACAATAGGAAGCTTGAATGGAGAGGAATATGCCTGAAAGGATAATCCACCTGTCCGCAGCAAGCTGGACGGCTGTGGGGAGAATTATCCAAGTGAGGGCTCCGGCCATTGAAACCAGTGTGCCTATCGTGATTACGGCGTTCCTCGACCTGTACATACCATAAATGGCAGGAGCCAGTAGTAGGCCGTCTATTTCAACAAAAGTCATTTTTAGGTTTTCGAAATTATACGGGCTTCCGCTTACTTGAGAGCCGCCGGAACTTACGCCAAGCTCGCCCACCAGATTTCCGTAAAGCGTTCCGTAGGAGCTCAGTGAAAGCAGTATAACTGTACCCGCAGCTACGCCAGCAGGAAAAACGAGTTTCCTTTCGCGCCGTACGATTAGCCATACAACGAGGGTCAAGGCAAAATAAGTGCCTATCATCCTATCGGAAGCCGAAGCAACAAGGCATAGCCCTATGGCACCTGCTCGCCAATTTTTAGAGCGTTCAGAGCGATACACGAAAGTGATTGCAAGAAACATTGCTGTAAGGGCCAGCATATCCCTGTGCAGGTCCCAGGTTGTCCTCAGTACTGCAAGCTGCAATGAAACAAAGATGGATACAACGATGGCTTCGCGATGCTTGAAGTGAAAGATTGTGCGGGCTAGCGAATACAACGAAACGGCAAACGCGCAGTAGACTGCGACTGCCATAGTGGATACTGTCTGTACAGCATTCCCTCCAATAGTGGAATAAATTCCTCTGAGAAGTATTGCATACAATGGGAATTGCGTCGCAACTGATTGCCAGTGCTGCTCAAAATGCTCAGTCACCGGGATGTAGTAGTTGACAACGTCATACCCCAACGGATACGGGCCGGCCCAGATTAGCGGGATGATTCGGATAATAACTGCGCATGCAATTACCAGAATAATTGACTGGATTTCTTTCCTTCTATGCGATGCATATTTTAGAAAGCGGTCAGCAGGCAGTTGCTGCAAACTAGACTGTATCAGTCAAATTCACATTAAAGTAGGTCAGCTAATCAATCAGTAACGTTCTACAATAAGATGTAATCTTCGCAAGAGGGATTTGCGCGCCGTTTAATATGTAGCAGATGGGAAAGTTGGTTGATTGGTCAGGCGAGCGCGCAAAGCGGATCCGCATGAAACTTCCGAGACTGCAGAGCTGTTAAAGCTTATACTCGAGGAATTGCGAAAGATTAACAAGAATCTGACTAGCGGCCAGAACAAATCTATCCAAGAAAGAGGCGCGCCTGAAATCGAGGACGACGATGAGCTGGATGGCTATGAGTAATTCGAAACTAGTTTCTTCCCGCTTCCTTTAGACGGGCCATCATTCGCTCTTCGCCTTCTTTGAAGGATTTCTTGTCCTGGTCATTTTCTAGCAGGAGATGTGGTACTTCGGTGGGTTTGCCATATTTGTCCAGGGCGACCATCGTTACAAAAGCCGTCCCAGTGTGCGTCCTAGTGCCGTCATCAAGGTCCTCCGATT
Coding sequences:
- a CDS encoding TIGR00296 family protein, coding for MGAKPIKNPMISDADGQRLVEVARQAVTEYLQTGNFHRTISLESPRMGVFVTIHALSNEGEENLRGCIGYPLGQERLYDGVVRAAIAAATEDPRFETVTPAELATIIFEVSVLTPLERIMAERPVDRKQYVRVGTDGLVIKYKECAGLLLPQVPYEQGWNVDDFLAGICHKAGLPPDKWMDPRAELYRFQALVYKEKSPAGPAARIEFPPSLK
- a CDS encoding glycosyltransferase, whose product is MALAYVTPYGVGLGHASRMTLVAEQLRDSGCEVRFSSFGEAADYVKRHGFVCETVPPVEFSWSMEGGFSIKHSLSKIPSWFLNFARQFGRETSTIVSYSPDVVLSDSRLSPILAASFLNVPSLVVLNQIKLLLSPRLRDFAIARFFEQMVGEFLGLMWDRAGRILVPDLPPPYTISAHNLWGIDASRSRLEYVGFTSRRPSVTLEQMHKVASMLLFDPAKPIVFVHISGPKGTREPLVRLAMEASRMLPETQIVISGGLARGSVEPSRLGHNGWYYEWCPIRDELFAMASLIVMRGGHTALSQAIQFGKPVVTIPIENHGEQLGNAEKISELGAGIMLSPKRLTAAELKAAIQKGIEGPSFKQRALEMMDRAESLDGTKNIADIVKTYL
- a CDS encoding oxaloacetate decarboxylase, with translation MEDKNSILVLPGVFDALSARIAQYSGFDAMFQTGYGSSAALLGMPDFGFLNAGETLENARRITRAVEVPVMVDADTGYGNPLTVWRTVRDLEDAGAAGIFLEDQVWPKRCGHMLGKEVIPKEDYLFKLQAALDARRSKDFLIVARTDARAPLGLEEAIERGKQYRKAGADVIFVEAPRSVEELRQVAREIDAPLVANMIEGGATPILTSDQLLELGYRIAVFPLSALYASMFAMKQVLSELRRTGTTKESRKAMVTFQEFNDFVNLQKYMELERQYGGDKSEGGSL